A genomic region of Vibrio sp. 10N contains the following coding sequences:
- a CDS encoding conjugal transfer protein TraF: MKNITKVAAIVLAATTPTISNAANNMIEARGAAMGNTGVASADYLTAGLYNPALTASYKDNDDVGLLLPTLGASARDTDESISTLDDLQSLIDEYEKNPSGEQAKLIEINRLLDQLEGNKPTTVSANLGFAVAIPSSLVSSNLYARGYAEAIAAPLIAPSQGDTPEQIQARYENSEVQMQAFASAELGLALGKNFTIADQDVSFGITPKFQKLRTYALIASVQDFDADNAEDSMVETSAFNFDLGAAWHYNNWRLGLSVRDIIQQEIDVQTYEGTKIDTYKLNPMATIGSAYNGEFVTVAVDIELTKQERFASLNDETQYLRFGIEGNAWDWAQLRAGYEVDMQDNADSAITAGIGLSPFDVVSLDIAGNYAGSNQLGASANLAFTF; this comes from the coding sequence ATGAAAAACATCACTAAAGTGGCCGCCATCGTTTTGGCAGCAACCACTCCAACCATATCGAATGCAGCTAACAATATGATCGAAGCACGCGGTGCCGCCATGGGCAACACTGGCGTAGCCTCGGCTGACTACCTGACTGCAGGCTTATACAACCCAGCATTAACAGCATCATACAAAGATAACGACGATGTCGGTTTGCTACTGCCTACCCTTGGCGCTAGTGCTCGCGATACTGACGAAAGTATCTCTACGCTTGACGATCTACAGTCGTTGATCGACGAGTACGAGAAAAACCCGTCAGGCGAACAAGCAAAGCTAATCGAAATCAACCGCCTACTTGATCAACTTGAAGGCAACAAGCCGACAACCGTAAGTGCCAACCTAGGTTTTGCGGTAGCGATTCCATCGAGCCTAGTATCCAGTAATCTCTACGCTCGTGGCTACGCAGAAGCGATTGCAGCGCCTTTAATTGCACCTAGCCAAGGTGATACACCTGAACAAATTCAAGCCCGCTACGAGAACTCTGAAGTGCAAATGCAAGCTTTTGCTAGCGCCGAGCTTGGCTTAGCACTGGGTAAAAACTTCACCATTGCCGATCAAGACGTCTCGTTTGGTATCACACCTAAGTTCCAAAAGCTGCGTACGTATGCGTTGATTGCAAGCGTACAAGACTTTGATGCCGACAATGCAGAAGATAGCATGGTTGAAACGAGTGCTTTCAACTTCGACTTGGGTGCGGCTTGGCATTACAACAACTGGCGTCTAGGCCTGTCGGTTCGTGACATCATTCAACAAGAGATTGATGTACAAACTTACGAAGGTACCAAGATTGATACTTACAAGCTAAACCCGATGGCAACCATTGGTTCAGCCTACAATGGCGAGTTCGTGACCGTAGCGGTCGATATTGAACTTACCAAGCAAGAGCGCTTTGCTAGCCTTAACGATGAAACTCAGTACCTACGTTTTGGTATCGAGGGCAATGCTTGGGACTGGGCACAACTTCGTGCCGGTTATGAGGTGGATATGCAAGACAATGCCGACAGTGCTATCACCGCAGGTATTGGTTTGAGTCCGTTTGATGTGGTAAGCCTTGATATTGCAGGCAACTACGCGGGTAGCAATCAACTGGGTGCATCTGCAAACCTAGCATTTACGTTCTAA
- a CDS encoding carbohydrate porin yields the protein MKNTFKLSLAAVLVSAAMGANAGISIVDNEQGNFSIGGDVEFDFNFQDREGQENNEFNQSGRILLEFAGERITTNGHIFQVNVQPLMQSNGEVALDDAWFAFGAQDGWNLRMGRFEAFDMFPVGQDTFLEYSGDTSNELVADGAPYVYQMKEARGRGSDGQIMYSQSFDNLYVELGSMIGDRSDLFTGGKYHGANIDQSKTKDSVLIRPVVGYQAGNFGIAASLETNLVKDAVVTESGVDISDRMGYGVTANYTTADWNLIANFAYMDAVDEDNMTVGVNALYKGFGLGYIHANNEYENKKLTYTEGKAKVDTVYASYEFADVLAVDDFSIYLGAYYTKVDDQTTAKVFEEDTDKGVRVRFKYFF from the coding sequence ATGAAAAACACATTTAAGCTATCGCTAGCTGCAGTATTGGTTTCTGCTGCTATGGGCGCAAACGCGGGCATCAGCATCGTAGACAACGAGCAAGGTAACTTCTCTATCGGTGGTGACGTTGAATTTGACTTCAACTTCCAAGATCGCGAAGGTCAAGAGAACAACGAATTCAACCAATCTGGTCGTATTCTTCTTGAGTTTGCAGGCGAGCGCATTACTACCAACGGTCACATTTTCCAAGTAAATGTTCAACCTTTGATGCAAAGCAACGGTGAAGTCGCACTGGATGATGCATGGTTTGCGTTTGGTGCACAAGATGGTTGGAACCTACGTATGGGTCGTTTTGAAGCATTCGACATGTTCCCTGTAGGTCAAGATACGTTCCTAGAGTACTCTGGTGACACTTCAAACGAACTAGTTGCTGATGGTGCACCATATGTATACCAAATGAAAGAAGCACGTGGTCGTGGTTCTGACGGCCAAATCATGTACAGCCAGTCTTTCGACAACCTATACGTTGAGCTAGGTTCTATGATTGGTGACCGTTCAGACCTATTTACTGGTGGTAAATACCACGGTGCAAACATTGACCAAAGCAAAACAAAAGACTCTGTACTAATTCGTCCTGTAGTCGGCTACCAAGCGGGTAACTTCGGCATCGCAGCGTCTCTAGAAACGAACCTAGTTAAAGATGCAGTTGTTACTGAGAGTGGTGTAGATATCTCTGACCGTATGGGTTACGGTGTGACTGCTAACTACACGACTGCTGACTGGAACTTGATTGCAAACTTTGCATACATGGACGCAGTTGACGAAGACAACATGACTGTTGGTGTGAACGCGCTATACAAAGGCTTCGGTCTTGGTTATATCCATGCGAACAACGAGTACGAAAACAAAAAGCTAACGTACACAGAAGGTAAGGCGAAAGTAGACACGGTTTACGCATCTTACGAGTTTGCAGACGTGCTAGCAGTTGATGATTTCTCAATCTACCTAGGTGCTTACTACACGAAAGTTGATGACCAAACAACTGCGAAAGTGTTTGAGGAAGATACAGACAAAGGCGTTCGTGTACGCTTCAAGTACTTCTTCTAA